In Bos mutus isolate GX-2022 chromosome 2, NWIPB_WYAK_1.1, whole genome shotgun sequence, one DNA window encodes the following:
- the LOC102270764 gene encoding intestinal-type alkaline phosphatase has product MQGACVLLLLGLQLQLSLGLIPVEEEDPAFWNHQAAQALDVAKKLQPIQTAAKNVILFLGDGMGVPTVTATRILKGQMNGKLGPETPLAMDQFPYVALSKTYNVDRQVPDSAGTATAYLCGVKGNYKTIGVSAAARYNQCNTTSGNEVTSVMNRAKKAGKAVGVVTTSRVQHASPAGAYAHTVNRNWYSDADLPADAQMNGCQDIATQLVYNMDIDVILGGGRMYMFPEGTPDPEYPYDVNQTGVRKDKRNLVQEWQAKHQGAQYVWNRTALLQAADDSSVTHLMGLFEPADMKYNVQQDHTKDPTLQEMTEVALRVLSRNPRGFYLFVEGGRIDHGHHEGKAYMALTDTVMFDNAIAKANELTSELDTLILVTADHSHVFSFGGYTLRGTSIFGLAPSKALDSKSYTSILYGNGPGYALGGGSRPDVNDSTSEDPSYRQQAAVPLSSESHGGEDVAVFARGPQAHLVHGVQEETFVAHIMAFAGCVEPYTDCNLPAPASVPDAAHLAASPPPLALLAGAMLLLLAPTLY; this is encoded by the exons ATGCAGGGGGCctgcgtgctgctgctgctgggcctgCAGCTACAGCTCTCCCTTGGCCTCATCCCAG TCGAGGAGGAAGACCCCGCCTTCTGGAACCACCAGGCAGCCCAGGCTCTTGATGTGGCTAAGAAGCTGCAGCCCATCCAGACAGCCGCCAAGAATGTCATCCTCTTCTTGGGGGATG GGATGGGGGTGCCTACGGTGACAGCCACTCGGATCCTAAAGGGGCAGATGAATGGCAAACTGGGACCTGAGACACCCCTGGCCATGGACCAGTTCCCATACGTGGCTCTGTCCAAG ACATACAACGTGGACAGACAGGTGCCAGACAGTGCAGGCACGGCCACCGCCTACCTGTGTGGGGTCAAGGGCAACTATAAGACCATTGGTGTAAGTGCAGCCGCCCGCTACAACCAATGCAACACGACAAGTGGGAATGAGGTCACGTCTGTGATGAACCGGGCCAAGAAAGCAG GGAAGGCAGTGGGAGTGGTGACCACGTCCAGGGTGCAGCACGCCTCCCCAGCCGGGGCCTACGCGCACACGGTGAACCGAAACTGGTACTCAGACGCCGACCTGCCTGCCGATGCCCAGATGAACGGCTGCCAGGACATCGCCACTCAGCTGGTCTACAACATGGATATTGAC GTGATCCTGGGTGGAGGCCGAATGTACATGTTTCCTGAGGGAACCCCAGACCCTGAATATCCATATGATGTCAATCAGACCGGTGTCCGGAAGGACAAGCGGAATCTGGTACAGGAGTGGCAGGCCAAGCACCAG GGAGCCCAGTATGTGTGGAACCGCACGGCGCTCCTTCAGGCGGCTGATGACTCCAGTGTAACACACCTCATGG GCCTCTTTGAGCCGGCAGACATGAAGTATAATGTTCAGCAAGACCACACCAAGGACCCGACCCTGCAGGAAATGACAGAGGTGGCCCTGCGAGTGCTGAGCAGGAACCCCAGGGGCTTCTACCTCTTTGTGGAGG GAGGCCGCATTGACCATGGTCACCATGAAGGCAAAGCTTATATGGCGCTGACTGATACAGTCATGTTTGACAATGCCATCGCCAAGGCTAATGAGCTCACTAGCGAACTGGACACGCTGATCCTTGTCACTGCAGACCACTCTCATGTCTTCTCTTTTGGTGGCTATACACTGCGTGGGACCTCCATTTTTG GTCTGGCCCCCAGCAAGGCCTTAGACAGCAAGTCCTACACCTCCATCCTCTATGGCAATGGCCCTGGCTATGCGCTTGGCGGGGGCTCGAGGCCCGATGTTAATGACAGCACAAGCG AGGACCCCTCGTACCGGCAGCAGGCGGCTGTGCCCCTGTCTAGTGAGTCCCACGGGGGCGAGGACGTGGCGGTGTTCGCGCGCGGCCCGCAGGCGCACCTGGTGCACGGCGTGCAGGAGGAGACCTTCGTGGCGCACATCATGGCCTTTGCGGGCTGCGTGGAGCCCTACACCGACTGCAATCTGCCGGCCCCCGCCAGCGTCCCCGACGCCGCGCACCTGGCGGCCAGCCCGCCTCCACTGGCGCTGCTGGCTGGggcgatgctgctgctgctggcgccCACCTTGTACTAA